The Theileria annulata chromosome 3, complete sequence, *** SEQUENCING IN PROGRESS *** genome has a segment encoding these proteins:
- a CDS encoding cleavage and polyadenylation specificty factor, subunit, putative (note;~Tap-24g11.q1c.cand.233 - score = 40.21;~8 probable transmembrane helices predicted for TA05230 by TMHMM2.0 at aa 685-707, 1031-1053, 1068-1085, 1105-1124, 1134-1156, 1161-1183, 1208-1230 and 1243-1265), which yields MDDRVRITVLGAGCEVGRSCVYVERDNSCLMFDCGLHPALSGVGALPVFEAVDISKVEVCLVTHFHLDHCGAVPYLLSKTKFNGRILMTPATKSICHLLWTDYARMEQLLTVKTIFDDDDGMDELVCGSGLYSFEDVEYALDRIETIDFHQEITVNDIKISCYRAGHVLGACMFLVEIDGVRILYTGDYSVEKDKHLPSAEIPSTNVHLLISESTYGIRVHEERSQREMRFLHVVMDIIMREGKCLLPVFALGRSQEILLILDNYWENNRQLHNVPIFYISPLASKSLRVYETFVGQCGDYIKQSVYNGFNPFDFKFVKYARSIKQIRNYLLRDGPCIIMTSPGMLQGGPSLEVFELICPDNRNGVVLTGYTVKGTLADELKKDPEFINLGNKVVKPRCSVEQISFSAHADYNQTKDFIKKLSVPNVILVHGERNEMKRMKDKLEEDIRQLTVFMPEVLQEITLTFTPQRFVDAVGSLSSNLHELSNTITNDVNSVSTNTKDINGINGDSLEHVDELLSGVLVKNTDVRLLYSDDVKEFSKLPVSSLNQKMTFTFPHKLEHLVKVLKSVYEQVDLKSENEAVVLNHVTSGPVSDLIVDSIILMAIDLITSCDNLMEEVKFRSNLSVEDSFLKSAEIQLVQKFGNPIEKNDSILQYKLQDDGFKEVDLTINLGLREMFYVFLKKSILGARLWIWVFSAFIWPINSYIMDLSKISNTGNDIWTFLCDFPTLSSGSEELLVPPYYFSLESGGRLHGYIKIATIEEIDDDLVLPNTPNTIHTNDTPVATTTNDVNTTNTIATNTNIGKGTSTVLLDNMLQFNRLKRKAKRPLFSISLRNRNRSTNTFTNHHSFLHLIQTIYHSIKHRNNNNNTLPDNVNTTNEKDSNKDITPPVTPPNTNPTTEKGTNTLTTTSTTSDTPHDLDEELIVDNAYLILFSQSQWQLYLSNGPYDVVQPSRNGRGYVYFSNVISKLRIPITKVGDTVTFQYVSDQPDRYILLLFNPDQRRMTLEGYVRFENLNSYNLPLEMKYHFQIFTLWFFIYLFSFIISALYLYFFVESNVKKVNYCLSLNYLLYTTFLLLDLVIIYIVRLSDRVPKYIWAFSHIFKRLHEIYILTLLVLLSLGWRILRDSLSSIEVQLISSISLVCILMGFVEVAVSGFDISRYLVHAIACICILMATNFNIVLINTRIVDEGLTPQAGVAYQHMKIFSNFRILFFVYMFKPAIFSLIRFVCLQPTLDQVIIWDQHLNLFIDLVFDFTVYTLLFFNFIPKDKGLFNHIFQNTTSD from the exons ATGGATGATAGAGTGAGAATAACTGTATTAGGAGCCGGTTGTGAAGTTGGCAGATCATGTGTGTATGTTGAACGTGATAACTCATGTTTAATGTTTGACTGTGGTTTGCATCCGGCTCTTTCTGGTGTCGGAGCACTTCCAGTGTTTGAGGCTGTGGATATTTCGAAGGTTGAAGTCTGTTTGGTGACACACTTTCACCTCGACCATTGCGGCGCAGTTCCCTACCTACTTAGTAAAACGAAGTTCAACGGTAGAATTCTCATGACACCCGCAACCAAATCCATATGTCATCTACTTTGGACTGATTATGCAAGAATGGAACAACTGTTAACCGTTAAAACTATTTTTGAtg ATGATGATGGTATGGATGAACTGGTATGTGGTTCTGGATTATATTCATTCGAGGATGTTGAATATGCTTTGGACCGGATTGAAACTATAGATTTTCATCAGGAAATTACTGTGAATGATATAAAGATATCGTGTTACAGAGCGGGGCACGTGTTGGGTGCTTGTATGTTCTTGGTGGAAATTGATGGTGTTCGTATACTATACACTGGGGACTATTCTGTGGAAAAGGATAAACACTTGCCCAGTGCTGAAATTCCCTCCACTAATGTTCACTTGTTAATATCTGAGAGCACTTACGGAATTCGTGTACATGAGGAACGAAGTCAGCGGGAAATGAGATTTCTTCATGTCGTTATGGACATAATAATGCGAGAAGGTAAATGTCTTTTGCCAGTTTTTGCCCTCGGAAGATCACAGgaaattttactaattcTGGACAATTATTGGGAAAATAATAGACAATTACATAATGTTCCGATCTTTTATATCTCACCTCTTGCTTCCAAATCATTAAGAGTTTATGAGACCTTTGTAGGACAATGTGGAGATTATATTAAACAG AGTGTGTATAATGGATTTAATCCGTTTGATTTTAagtttgtaaaatatgCGAGATCAATTAAGCAAATTCGTAACTATTTACTACGCGATG GACcatgtataataatgaCATCGCCTGGAATGTTACAGGGAGGTCCATCACTTGAGGTTTTTGAGCTTATCTGTCCTGATAACCGTAATGGTGTTGTTCTTACTGGATATACTGTTAAGGGAACTCTTGCTGATGAACTTAAAAAGGATCctgaatttattaatctaGGAAATAAAGTTGTTAAG CCCAGATGTAGTGTTGAGCAGATATCATTCAGTGCTCACGCTGATTATAATCAAACGAAGGACTTTATCAAAAAGTTATCAGTCCCAAATGTGATTTTAGTTCATGGTGAACGTAATGAAATGAAACGTATGAAAGATAAATTAGAG gAGGATATACGACAATTAACAGTATTCATGCCTGAAGTATTACAAGAGATTACACTGACATTTACTCCCCAGCGTTTTGTCGATGCCGTCGGATCACTCTCATCCAACTTACACGAACTTTCCAATACCATCACTAATGATGTTAATAGTGttagtactaatactaaggatattaatGGTATTAATGGTGACAGTCTTGAACATGTTGATGAGTTATTGTCTGGAGTTCTTGTGAAGAATACAGATGTACGTCTTCTGTATAGTGATGACGTTAAGGAGTTCAGTAAACTTCCAGTAAGCTCTTTGAATCAAAAAATGACTTTTACATTCCCACATAAATTGGAACACTTGGTAAAAGTTCTCAAGTCAGTTTATGAACAAgttgatttaaaatctgAAAATGAAGCCGTTGTTCTAAACCATGTCACA TCTGGACCAGTATCTGATTTGATAGTGGatagtataattttaatggcAATAGACTTGATAACGAGTTGTGATAACCTGATGGAAGAGGTGAAGTTTAGAAGTAATTTGAGCGTTGAGGATTCGTTTTTGAAGTCAGCTGAGATACAATTGGTGCAAAAGTTTGGAAATCCTATTGAAAAGAACGATAGCATTTTACAGTATAAATTGCAAGATGATGGATTTAAAGAGGTTGATTTAACAATTAATCTAGGATTAAGAGAG aTGTTTTATGTTTTCCTGAAAAAATCCATTTTAGg CGCCCGGCTTTGGATTTGGGTTTTTTCTGCCTTTATTTGGCCTATAAACTCTTATATTATGGACCTCTCTAAAATTTCTAATACTGGAAATGATATTTGGACTTTTCTTTGTGACTTTCCAACTCTTTCTTCAGGTTCTGAAGAACTTCTCGTTCCACcttattatttttcattagaATCTGGAG GTCGATTACATGGTTATATTAAAATCGCAACCATTGAAGAGATTGACGATGATTTAGTTCTTCCAAATACTCCTAATACTATTCATACTAACGATACTCCTGTTGCTACCACCACTAATGATGTTAATACCACTAACACTATTgctactaatactaatattgGTAAAGGAACTAGTACCGTATTATTGGATAATATGTTACAATTTAACAGATTGAAAAGGAAGGCTAAGAGGCCTTTGTTCTCTATTAGTTTGAGAAACCGAAACAGGTCCACCAATACTTTCACTAACCATCATTCATTTCTACACCTCATTCAAACCATATATCATTCCATTAAACATCgcaataataataataatacacTACCAGACAATGTAAATACAACTAATGAAAAAGATTCCAATAAGGATATTACTCCACCTGTTACTCCTCCAAATACTAATCCTACTACTGAAAAGGGTACTAATaccttaactactactagtactactaGTGATACTCCCCATGATTTGGATGAAGAATTAATAGTGGATAATGCATActtgatattattttcacAGAGCCAATGGCAGTTATACTTGTCCAATGGGCCTTACGATGTTGTTCAACCATCACGTAATGGCAGAGGTTACGTTTACTTCAGTAATGTGATATCTAAGTTGAGGATCCCAATTACTAAGGTTGGAGATACAGTCACTTTTCAATACGTATCTGACCAACCAGACCGTTACATACTACTGCTTTTTAATCCTGATCAGCGTAGGATGACACTTGAAGGTTATGTACGATTTGAAAACCTGAACTCTTATAATCTACCATTGGAAATGAAGTATCACTTTCAAATCTTTACCCTTTGGTTTTTCATCTACCTGTTCTCATTTATCATTTCAGCCCTCTACCTATATTTTTTCGTAGAATCTAATGTTAAGAAGGTTAACTACTGCCTCTCACTCAATTACTTACTCTACACCACTTTCCTCTTATTGGACTTGGTGATTATATACATAGTCCGCTTGAGTGATAGGGTTCCAAAATACATTTGGGCCTTTAGTCACATCTTCAAGCGTCTCCACGAGATTTATATTCTAACTCTTTTAGTGTTATTATCCCTTGGTTGGAGAATTCTCAGAGATTCCTTAAGCTCAATTGAAGTCCAGCTGATCAGTtcaatatccttagtatGTATTTTAATGGGTTTTGTGGAGGTTGCTGTAAGCGGTTTTGATATTAGCCGATACCTAGTCCATGCCATCGCATGcatatgtatattaatggCCACCAACTTCaatattgttttaataaatacaaGAATTGTAGATGAGGGATTAACGCCCCAGGCAGGCGTAGCTTATCAACACATGAAAATATTCTCAAACTTCCGTATACTCTTCTTTGTCTACATGTTCAAACCTGCCATTTTCTCACTCATTAGGTTTGTATGTCTTCAACCCACCCTCGATCAAGTGATTATTTGGGATCAACACTTGAACCTCTTTATTGATTTAGTTTTCGATTTCACGGTTTACACTCTACtcttttttaatttcattcCAAAGGATAAGGGATTATTCAATCacatttttcaaaataCCACCAGTGACTAA
- a CDS encoding Tpr-related protein family member, putative (note;~Tap-24g11.q1c.cand.234 - score = 15.17;~5 probable transmembrane helices predicted for TA05235 by TMHMM2.0 at aa 24-46, 117-139, 149-171, 214-236 and 270-292;~GPI-Anchor Signal predicted for TA05235 by DGPI v2.04, no cleavage site predicted) has translation MVQCKGCTNQAGLEFAGGAGDKCWLLNAAYILAGLAMMLNIRLSYSSAPYALIRFKLPENLFTVFVRRMASALELWCLPSMLLETTKDGGLKLDDSGTKFDEATKPKAKPWKFEWFIVAPSILSQWLDFITYVVLLIIYVTGGDQGHETAYYGVIAISGFIFGINMPLVCAQEGQYITWYMIGENSFPLFTSLVHYFTTLIFGNRKKWNSEFQIVTIDIWVAIIISLVAAEVWTGAYLCELNEDTATGIEKMLHIHAEDFDARNTHGDMVTPTFMVIVGMGLLIAHTLPLFLV, from the exons ATGGTACAGTGTAAAGGATGTACTAATCAGGCTGGTCTGGAATTTGCTGGAGGTGCAGGAGATAAATGTTGGTTACTGAATGCGGCCTATATACTCGCTGGGCTTGCTATGATGCTCAACATTCGACTATCATATAGTTCTGCTCCATATGCacttattagatttaagTTGCCTGAGAATCTTTTTACTGTTTTTGTTAGAAGAATGGCTAGTGCCTTGGAACTTTGGTGTCTACCGAGTATGCTTCTAG AAACCACCAAAGACGGCGGACTCAAACTCGACGACAGTGGCACCAAATTCGACGAAGCCACCAAACCCAAAGCTAAGCCTTGGAAATTCGAATGGTTCATAGTAGCTCCATCAATCTTAAGTCAGTGGTTAGACTTCATCACATATGTGGTActtctaataatatatgttACTGGTGGTGACCAAGGACATGAAACTGCTTATTATGGTGTCATCGCAATTTCTGGGTTCATCtttggtattaatatgCCTCTGGTCTGTGCTCAGGAGGGACAATATATCACATGGTATATGATTGGTGAAAACTCATTTCCATTGTTTACTTCACTTGTTCACTATTTTACTACACTCATCTTTGGTAATAGAAAGAAATGGAACTCTGAGTTTCAAATAGTGACAATAGATATTTGGGTTGCAATTATAATCTCACTTGTGGCAGCAGAAGTGTGGACAGGTGCATACCTGTGTGAACTAAATGAAGATACTGCTACAGGAATAGAGAAGATGCTTCATATACATGCTGAAGATTTCGATGCAAGAAATACTCATGGTGATATGGTCACCCCTACCTTCATGGTCATTGTAGGTATGGGTCTTCTCATTGCACATACCTTGCCATTGTTCCTGGTATGA
- a CDS encoding Tpr-related protein family member, putative (note;~Tap-24g11.q1c.cand.235 - score = 9.55;~4 probable transmembrane helices predicted for TA05240 by TMHMM2.0 at aa 45-67, 88-110, 120-142 and 203-225;~Signal peptide predicted for TA05240 by SignalP 2.0 HMM (Signal peptide probability 0.782, signal anchor probability 0.024) with cleavage site probability 0.356 between residues 15 and 16), whose protein sequence is MILLIATIFPPVIVAALRRFKRKLNTWSVLSPTCKWAEDSGKDGSFWHAIGLILMITKITLAVVFIYSLQYRESNLARSIVNRPKISTALTIIFYMCSECMLAAGFAGVMRDAGGEKYVLPAQYIGALFMIFLAFYSEGYIIEYKSHDPAHWPTEGMTKWNAFCYWCKRASKITNHNLRSLFTTDLRRDLLLCIQKNEHFMYVLVLYVCMFVFVCVFVVLYLLLGNIMEIIQKMTAKSKSDFKLTHTEAQNNQNDKLGKLIVMKRHKYRFIIIPSMVTMWSDCSPQTKYVWHWTYGN, encoded by the exons ATGATACTCCTAATTGCTACAATCTTCCCACCAGTGATTGTAGCTGCACTTAGAAGATTCAAAAGAAAACTCAATACGTGGTCAGTGTTGTCGCCAACATGTAAATGGGCTGAAGATAGTGGTAAGGATGGTTCTTTCTGGCATGCAATTGGTCTTATCCTAATGATCACAAAAATCACTCTAGCTGTTGTGTTTATATACTCACTTCAGTATAGAGAATCTAATTTGGCTAGATCAATTGTTAATCGGCCTAAAATTTCAACCGCACTAACCATAATATTCTATATGTGTAGTGAATGTATGCTAGCTGCAGGCTTCGCAGGCGTCATGCGTGATGCTGGAGGCGAAAAATACGTGCTACCAGCCCAATACATAGGAGCGCTATTTATGATATTTTTGGCCTTTTATTCAGAGGGATacattatagaatataaaagtcATGATCCTGCTCATTGGCCCACAGAAGGTATGACTAAATGGAACGCGTTCTGCTATTGGTGTAAAAGAGCCAGcaaaataactaatcaTAATCTTAGATCATTGTTTACAACTGATTTACGTAGAGATTTACTTTTATGTATTCAAAAGAATGa ACATTTCATGTATGTATTGGTCTTGTATGTATGTATGTTTGTGTTTGTGTGTGTGTTTGTGGTATTATATTTGCTTTTGGGAAACATAATGGAGATAATTCAGAAAATGACCGCTAAATCGAAGTCAGACTTTAAGTTAACCCACACCGAAGCACAAAACAATCAGAATGATAAGCTTGGAAAACTCATTGTGATGAAACGTCATAAATACAGGTTCATCATAATTCCTTCCATGGTGACTATGTGGTCAGACTGCTCACCTCAAACCAAATACGTATGGCATTGGACCTATGGCAACTAA
- a CDS encoding Tpr-related protein family member, putative (2 probable transmembrane helices predicted for TA05245 by TMHMM2.0 at aa 26-45 and 55-77;~GPI-Anchor Signal predicted for TA05245 by DGPI v2.04, no cleavage site predicted) has product MAGQNTKTTYDPTTQKTHKENAKTPINTFLSMAGYGISLISLIFYSNAADSDYLLVYIDICVAIIISLVAAILWTWAYGFCTDAAPMCDITNVNTGQNQLTIKYQGDENAKVKDAIYQETPIATTGYYKYTVNDPKTKITYTFTLNEQLADITKAATGTATIGYGHILTEGFVTILSY; this is encoded by the exons ATGGCTGGACAGAATACCAAGACCACATATGACCCGACCACCCAGAAGACCCACAAGGAGAATGCGAAGACACCAATAAACACGTTTCTGTCTATGGCTGGATATGGCATTTCTTTGATATCCTTAAT TTTTTATTCCAATGCGGCTGATTCTGACTATCTACTAGTCTACATTGACATTTGTGTAGCAATCATAATATCTCTTGTTGCCGCTATTCTGTGGACTTGGGCTTATGGTTTCTGCACTGATGCTGCTCCTATGTGTGATATTACTAATGTGAATACTGGTCAGAATCAGCTTACTATCAAATATCAGGGTGATGAGAATGCTAAGGTTAAGGATGCTATTTATCAGGAAACTCCTATTGCTACTACTGGTTATTATAAGTATACTGTTAATGATCCTAAAACTAAAATCACTTACACTTTCACGCTCAATGAGCAGCTTGCTGATATTACAAAAGCTGCTACCGGTACTGCTACTATTGGTTATGGTCATATACTTACTGAAGGTTTTGTTACCATTCTATCTTATTGA
- a CDS encoding uncharacterized protein (2 probable transmembrane helices predicted for TA05250 by TMHMM2.0 at aa 327-346 and 359-378) produces MQQKIVRHHHLEWRNYNKTDATKDDTEADTNNMFWNSFDIMIIHKILLASIFVYSVDYRESHIVDIKKIIITGITTNTENTTESEKTIKITAGTVSIYIGTVDEGNCCSYPNPKDATTQIGTVTKATITPHKDGKATLKIDIKITPTAANNDALNALAHLATPTSPCKVEVNTSKNQLTITIKYNKNGKCIKTVITGNNLGAGLKKLGLKDTNDATVKVAPPPNHLKIEYKDANGDDEKKTGYINKSAKEIAKEIEATAKDPANPNAETYYQVIHPTTKIRYSFKLDTDQANKLTTSGATITGPVTVDYGHIFAEGFGNLEDIKESMVSPLLIVLVGMGLAYGYYLDTQKTVITFEKDGKGTGKVSVILILLILLLIVFKKNEDTPAGPATKPNTITLKTTLTGPKSGTITITGKTVPATVHFGHIFTDKFDTSSVLWEIISPKLIVIVGIHSYVNKGNWGYEHKKSCKSNNPEGGDPDTNGDCTDCGTCTFDSLKLKDTLNPDAAGDAVTLTGGGDGFKSSATITVTRGEGSTVDFTSLTLSGGENLNISINKGTINNDAGNLQIGSPQLTKDTVLKLNATGTLSVSDVPVTLTGTIVVTSKGVAIGTTPLQFGGGPGGPGGVTGSLTLENAGSKTHVTITTGSLTINSAGLEKLKTATGTLKIVKDSPTESSVKYKLVTSDTIILGLSTLNNINASAKVTLKGLPTSQIKIAPGTGTNGINALSIFGTEVTFSKTDGNFGTLKGTNLDLTLNGSFSNAKITKVGGGALKIGEQLTIGTVLKITGSNGTAQINANISVTNGGQLGSATSYNLTGGITGTLTSLNDDASVRSISGNLLISIMVGTAHAKIIIEGDTATSGSSNGTYTLATGGNLHVTGINLSGDGTDPYELTSIGSLTASLKLKTGSVTIKQNTLITLKLTVASNAQLTVNSRSTSGTLKGPKYGRLSLGAYKVTNNTDVTLNTSEA; encoded by the exons ATGCAACAAAAAATCGTAAGACACCACCATTTGGAATGGCGAAATTATAACAAGACTGACGCAACCAAAGACGACACTGAAGCTGATACCAATAATATGTTCTGGAACTCCTTTGATATCATGATTATCCATAAGATCCTACTTGCCTCAATCTTTGTTTACTCAGTTGACTATAGAGAATCACATATAGTG gatatCAAAAAAATCATCATAACTGGtattactactaatactgaGAATACTACTGAGAGTGAGAAgactattaaaattacGGCTGGTACGGTTAGTATTTATATCGGTACTGTTGATGAGGGTAACTGCTGTAGTTATCCTAATCCTAAGGATGCTACTACTCAGATTGGTACTGTTACTAAGGCCACTATTACTCCTCATAAGGATGGTAAAGCTACTCTCaaaattgatattaaaattactccTACTGCTGCTAATAATGATGCTCTTAATGCTCTTGCTCATCTTGCTACTCCTACTAGTCCGTGTAAAGTTGAGGTGAATACTAGTAAGAATCAACTTACTATcactattaaatataataagaATGGTAAGTGCATTAAAACTGTGATTACTGGTAATAATCTTGGTGCTGGTCTTAAGAAACTTGGTCTTAAGGATACTAACGATGCCACTGTTAAGGTGGCTCCTCCTCCTAATCATCTTAAGATCGAATATAAGGATGCTAATGGTGATGATGAAAAAAAGACAGGTTATATTAATAAGTCTGCTAAGGAAATTGCTAAGGAAATTGAGGCTACTGCTAAGGATCCTGCTAATCCTAATGCAGAAACTTATTATCAGGTTATTCATCCTACAACTAAAATCCGTTACTCATTTAAACTCGATACTGATCAGGCTAATAAGCTTACTACTAGTGGTGCTACTATAACTGGTCCTGTTACTGTAGATTATGGTCATATATTTGCTGAAGGATTCGGTAATCTTGAAGATATCAAGGAATCTATGGTTTCACCATTACTGATTGTCCTCGTTGGTATGGGTCTGGCTTACGGCTACTATCTTGATACTCAAAAAACAGTTATTACATTTGAAAAGGACGGTAAGGGTACTGGTAAGGTCTCTGTGATATTAATCCTGCTGATCTTACTGCTGATAGTATTCAAA AAGAATGAGGATACTCCTGCTGGTCCTGCTACTAAACCGAATACTATTACTCTTAAAACTACTCTTACAGGTCCTAAGAGTGGTACTATTACTATTACTGGTAAAACTGTTCCTGCAACTGTTCATTTTGGTCATATATTTACTGATAAGTTTGATACCAGTTCAGTTCTCTGGGAGATAATTTCTCCTAAACTTATTGTTATTGTCGGTATTCATTCCTATGTAAATAAGGGTAACTGGGGTTACGAACACAAAAAGTCTTGTAAATCTAACAATCCAGAAGGAGGTGATCCTGATACTAATGGTGACTGCACAGATTGCGGCACCTGTACCTTCGATAGTCTAAAACTCAAAGATACTCTAAATCCCGATGCTGCTGGAGATGCTGTTACTCTCACGGGTGGTGGTGATGGTTTTAAATCTAGTGCCACAATCACAGTCACTCGTGGTGAAGGCAGTACTGTTGACTTCACATCACTCACTCTCTCTGGTGGTGAAAATCTTAACATCTCCATCAACAAAGGAACCATCAACAACGATGCTGGTAATCTCCAAATCGGTAGTCCTCAACTCACCAAGGATACAGTTCTAAAACTTAATGCCACTGGCACTCTAAGTGTTAGTGATGTTCCTGTTACCCTTACAGGTACGATAGTGGTCACCTCCAAAGGTGTGGCTATTGGCACGACTCCACTCCAGTTTGGTGGAGGTCCTGGTGGTCCTGGTGGTGTAACTGGTTCCCTAACACTCGAGAATGCCGGTAGCAAAACTCATGTCACAATCACAACTGGTTCTCTCACAATCAATAGTGCTGGTCTCGAAAAGCTTAAGACTGCCACTGGTACTCTTAAGATTGTCAAAGATAGTCCCACCGAATCTAGTGTCAAATACAAACTGGTTACCTCAGATACTATAATTCTTGGTCTCAGCACACTAAACAATATCAATGCCAGTGCCAAGGTAACTCTCAAAGGCCTTCCAACATCACAAATCAAAATAGCTCCCGGTACCGGTACTAATGGTATCAATGCCTTGAGTATATTTGGGACTGAAGTAACATTCTCCAAGACTGATGGTAACTTTGGTACTCTCAAAGGTACTAACCTGGATCTAACTCTAAATGGATCTTTCAGTAATGCCAAAATTACCAAGGTTGGTGGTGGAGCTCTCAAGATTGGTGAACAACTCACTATTGGCACTGTGCTCAAAATCACAGGTTCTAATGGTACCGCCCAAATTAATGCTAACATCAGTGTCACCAATGGTGGTCAACTCGGTAGTGCTACCTCCTATAATCTGACTGGCGGCATCACAGGAACACTCACCAGTCTCAATGATGACGCTAGTG TAAGGTCTATAAGTGGGAATCTACTGATAAGTATTATGGTTGGCACAGCTCATGCCAAAATCATTATCGAAGGTGATACCGCTACTAGCGGTAGTTCTAATGGTACATATACTCTAGCCACTGGTGGAAATCTGCACGTCACCGGGATTAACCTCAGTGGTGATGGTACTGATCCATATGAACTAACGAGTATTGGATCTCTCACAGCTAGTCTTAAGCTCAAAACAGGTTCAGTTACAATCAAACAGAATACTCTTATTACACTCAAACTCACAGTTGCTAGCAATGCCCAACTCACTGTTAATAGTAGAAGTACTAGTGGTACTCTCAAAGGACCTAAATATGGTCGACTTAGTCTGGGTGCCTACAAAGTAACCAATAATACTGATGTTACACTAAATACTTCTGAAGCTTAA
- a CDS encoding Tpr-related protein family member, putative (3 probable transmembrane helices predicted for TA05255 by TMHMM2.0 at aa 20-42, 88-110 and 125-147;~Signal peptide predicted for TA05255 by SignalP 2.0 HMM (Signal peptide probability 0.663, signal anchor probability 0.033) with cleavage site probability 0.361 between residues 30 and 31;~GPI-Anchor Signal predicted for TA05255 by DGPI v2.04, no cleavage site predicted): MSTALSITFYMCHEILLAIGFAGMVGNSGADYVMLPVIIAILRRYKGKLGKWLVLQPGCKWGSDAIGFGNKWINSGESATGGTSGQDAWHWHVIGLILMILKISLAAIFIYSLHYRDHIGTDEDVILPMQLVDDYLLVFIDILVAIII; the protein is encoded by the coding sequence ATGTCCACTGCACTCAgtattacattttatatgtgtcaTGAAATTCTACTTGCGATTGGATTTGCAGGAATGGTAGGTAATAGTGGAGCTGACTACGTTATGTTGCCAGTCATCATAGCTATCCTAAGAAGATATAAAGGCAAACTCGGTAAATGGTTAGTATTACAGCCAGGATGTAAATGGGGATCTGATGCCATAGGCTTTGGTAATAAGTGGATAAACTCTGGTGAGTCTGCAACTGGTGGTACTAGTGGTCAGGATGCTTGGCATTGGCATGTTATTGGTCTTATTCTAATGATACTTAAGATCTCTCTAGCCgcaatatttatttattcccTTCACTATAGAGATCACATAGGTACTGATGAAGATGTCATTTTACCAATGCAACTGGTTGATGACTATCTACTAGTCTTTATTGACATTTTGGTAGCAATCATAATATAA